The Entelurus aequoreus isolate RoL-2023_Sb linkage group LG08, RoL_Eaeq_v1.1, whole genome shotgun sequence genome segment gaagaaaaaggaggagaagaagaagaagaagaagaagaagaagaagaagaagaagaagaagaagaagaagaagaagaagaagaagaagaagaagaagaagaagaagaagaagaagaagaagaagaagaaaaagaaaaagaaaaagaaaaagaaaaagaaaaagaaacagaagaagaagaagtagtagaagaagaagaagaagagcaggTGACCCACCCGCTTGTTCTTGTCACGCTCAGAGGCCACATGTTTCTCCACCACAACTTTGAGCTGAAGAATTGCATCCTGGGACGCACGCAAGCTGTCACTCAAACTCTGCTTGTCCTTCTCAGTGGACGTCAGCTGCTCCTGCAGGACGTCCCGCTCCGCTCTGTAGTCCCGCCCCTTTTTGGACAAATCACCTCACATCAATCTCATTCATACATGCAGTAATAGTGaaaataatgatataataatataagtaataataatatagtattataaataataataataataatattaataataattaaaatagtaATAATGTAATGATAGtcctaatgataataatgattataatgataataataataataattatagtaataataatgatgataataataatgatgatacagaagataataataatgatagtaataataataatgataataaaaataataacgataataataatgaaaaaaaattgtaataataatgatgatagtaataataatactaatcatAAAGATAATGATACTAATAGtgataaaattataataatatgatagtaataataatgataataatgatgatgttacaaaagataattatagtaataataattatgatacaAAAGATAATAATAgtgatagtaataatagtaataataattataataataatgatgatgtatgatgataataataataattatgataataaggataataataataattatagtaataataacgataataataatattacaaataCTGATGAtacaaaatattataataatgatagaaataataatggtaataacaataatgataattatagtaataataatgataataataataattataaaaagataataataatgatagtaataataatgctaATGATAGTAATAAGGATCACACTTGACATTGATGAGTTCCTGCAACAACAAGCAGCTCCTCACCTTCTGCCAGGCATCTGCAGCCTCCAGCGCCATCTCATCCTGCTTCCTGAGGGCCTCCTGGAGGAGCTGCGTCAGGTGGCTCACTTGGCCCTCAAGCTGCTCTCCAATCTTATTGTGCTCCTCCAAGGAGATGACGTCCTCCGAGTGTTTGTCGGCCTCCAGCCTGGaggatgacaacaacaacacatgtttACACCTAAGAACACCTTTCGGGCGCTGGCTTCCCTCGCTCACCTGTTCTGCAGAGCGTCCACCTGCAAGGTCTTCTGGTGGAGCTGCGCCTTTAGAGCTTCCGATTGGCTCTCCAGCTCCTTGACGGCGTTCCCCAGAGACGACATCACCCGCGTGTGGTCGCCAAGGGACACGGAGCTCTGCACCTGAACCTCGGCTTCCATCCTCAGCTGTGAGATCTCCTCCAGAGCTTCAGCGTGCTTGTCCTGCGTGTCCGCCAGCAGCGTCTGCAGCTCCTCCAGCCTGCCGGCCAGGTCCTCCTGTTGCGAGGGAGGAGACGTGGGCCGGTCGCCGTCCTCCAGCTGCTTGTGGGCGGCGCCCAGCTGCGCCCTGGTTTGGCTGTAGGAGTGCGACAGCTCCACCAGGCGGCTCTGGAGGCCACTAATGACCTGGTTGAGCTCCGTCTTCATGTCCTGGAAGTCCTTGGCGGCCGCCTCCACAGGGACGGTTCCTCGTAGGGCCTCCTAGCCGAGACAGCAAGAAGCGAGGATGTTGCGCTCACGTAAGCGGAGAGTGAGAGTTCCTTACCTGCAGCAGGCTGATCTCCTCCTGCGCCTCCTTGTACGTCTCCTCCATCCTCTGCTCTTGCTCCTCAAACGCCCGTCTCTGCTCCTCCGCCTTCTTCAGCTCCCCCTCCAGCTCTCCGACACGCTGAGCGGCGTCCTGCTGCTCACAGAGCAGCTGTGCCTTCAGATGTAGGACTTCCTGCTCCAGCGAGGACGTTCCGGCTCCTTCCGCATGACCTCTCAGCTCCTCCACAGCATGGTGGTATCTCTTCTGTGTGTCGCTCAGCTTGGCCTGAAGCTCTGCCAAGCTCTCCAGCAACTCCTCCTCCTTTCCTTTGCTCCTTCTGTCGTCCTCCTCTCCAACTTTCAGCTGAGCCTGAAGCCGGAAGTTCTCCTCTCTGCTCTCCATCAGCTCGGCTTGGACCCTGTCCAGCATCTGTCTTAGCAGCCAGATCTCCTCACCACTCTTCTTCCTCCCTTCGTCCTCCGGCGGAACCATTGCGGCGAGCTCTGCGTGGTCCCGCGTGGAATGGACGGAGGAGTTGGAGGTCCTGCTGTGAGGACGGCTGCTGTCCTTCAGCTGCTCGCTTCCTTGCAGGGACCAAAGTGTCTGTGAACAAGAAGCACCGCTCAACAATCGTCCTCCAGAAAGGGTCTTCATCCACCTACtccgtataaaaataaaaataataataacaataataataatagtagtaataataataataataataatacttgtaataaaattaataacattaataataataattgtaataataaaaataatgactaataataatattggtattattaataataataacaataaaataataataatatcaatattagtaatagtaataataattataattataatagtaataataatagtagtaataataataaaacataataataataatcggtgctatatgtaattggtgtaaatacagatgttataaataataataaatgggttatacttgtatagcgcttttctaccttcaaggtactcaaagcgctttgacagtatttccacatttacccattcacacacacattcacacactgatggcgggagctgccatgcaaggcgctaaccagcagccatcagaggcaaagggtgaagtgtcttgcccaaggacacaacggacgtgactaggaaggtagaaggtgggaattgaaccccatgtgactagtaataataataataacaataataataacaaaaacaatactaacaataatattagtaataataataataataataataatagtaataattatattattaatattaacactGATAATAATGGTaccaataataatattagtagtagtagcagtaataataataataaaatcaataaaataagaaTAGTATCAatagaaataatagtaataacaataacaacaataatattagtaataataataataacaatattagtaataataataataataatgataataataataataataatgataataataataataataataataataataataataataataataataatagtaataataataataataataatactagtagcggtaataataacaacattaatacaataataacagtattaatagtaatagtagaaataacaataacaacaataatattagtaataataataacaataatattagtaataataataatagtaatattaataattataacaatggtattcataataattattattattattgtaatagtaaaaataataataataataataataataataataataataataataataataataataataataaaagtaataataacgacaaaatataaaaataatgataaaacatTATATTTTCAGtaattagggacggcgtggcgaagttggtagagtggccgggccagcaatcggagggttgctggttactggggttcaatccccaccttctaccatcctagtcacgtccgttgtgtccttgggcaagacacttcacccttgctcctggttagcgccttgcatggcagctcccgccatcagtgtgtgaatgtgtgtgtgaatgggtgaatgtggaaatactgtcaaagcgctttgagtaccttgaaggtagaaaagcgctatacaagtataacccatttatcatttatcatttatgataataataataataaaataattggtGCTATATGTAaatggtgtaaataaagatgtaaataataatactcatatggattcttcattcatcactccaagaaacgtttgtaagttttacaatgtaactaaaacaattcttacttactaaagcgtcccgtgtgtgatgtctgtaggagtgttttcatgcataattgTACTGGTAATgttatcaagctagcgttgttagcattggctaatatgctaacatgtttacaagtgtctgtgttactattattcacttacaatagcattatttttgtattgtttcagtttcacaaatgcctttgtaaattcaccaaaaacgtcaccgtggagttattgagtctgtttagctaattgaagagctagcttgcgcagctcttgggtccatgacgatgacttctgttttgtttgattagccgttttactgccctgttacggacaccgtttggaaacaatgaaggtatgtaaataaaaaacatttctgtgtaaataactaatttcacaatgtatatatctgcgacttatagtccggtgcggctaataaatggggaacagttttcttctaaaacttggtgggtgcggcttatataccggtgtgctctatagtcctggAAAATGCGGTACATTCTTTATATATTTTGTGTTAAAGGCCTCTTTTCAtgttgccctcagtctcctcttcattaaaacatattttgccCGTCTTACATGCACAAGTTAATAAAAGAAAGGTATGAACGTCCTCCAGTCAGTACTTTTTCACGCTACCTCGAGTTTTGCCGCCAGCTGCTGGTTTTCCAAAGTGAGCACGCTGACGTGGTCTTGCAGGGCCGAGACGAGAGCAGAAGAAGGCGCAGGCTCCACCTGCAATACACGTGATTATTTGTACCATTGATAGAATATCTTGCAGGCTTCCAGGAGAAGACAGCAGAAGTGAGACCATGGCAGCCAGTCAGGAAACTAAAGACAAGTTCTGACATGCAAGTCTGGCTTGGACCTCCAAGAATGCTGAACAAGCTCGTCTCAAAAGACTAAAGTTGCTTTTAAACGCACGAAACATGAATCTTTCATAAAGAAATAGAATTGTTAAGTCACAATGGACACAAGTTACAACGTCAAGAAAACACAAAGAATGTTGAAATAAAACAAATGATTGATCATCTACATATAAACCAGCTTGGTGCGTTTTTTTTCATCACCTGGACGTCCGCTTCAGGACAAGCTGCCGCGCTCCTCGAGTCGTCCATCGTCTCCTGCAACATTCTTCTGTGGTCCTCGTCGCCAGCTTCGTCCTCCTTTAAAGGGGGAGTGGGAGGGGACGGTGAGAAGGGGAATCGTAATCATTTACGTCATGTGTGTCACACTCAAGCCCACTTCATTTTATACGGCCTGGAAAAAATCAAGTACATTTTTTCTTACCAAGTGTATTCCTTTTTTCCATTTAGACAGAaaaatatattctttttttacgtttagacaaaaaaatatattctttttttacGTTTAGACAGAAAATATATTCCTTTTTTCCatttagacaaaaaaatataattttttttttctatttagacAGAAATATTATAttcattttttccattaaaacAGAAAATTATATTAATTTTTTCTATTTAGACGGAAAATTATATTCCTTTTTTCCAtttagacagaaaaaaatatttgattttttCTATTTAGACGGGAAAATATAGAATTTTTTCCATTTAGAAAGAAAGATATAGTTATTTGTTCCATTTAGACAGAAAAACATattccttttttacatttagacagaaaaatattttcctttttttctatttaaaaacagaaaaatacattcctttttttaatttcgacagaaaaatatataatttttttacatttagacagaaaaatatataatttttttcccattttgacagaaaattatattatttttttctatttagacggaaaattatatacattttttccatttagacaaaaaatatattattttttccaatcagaaAGAAAAATAGTTATTTTTTCCATTTAGACAGAAAATTGTTTTCCTTTTATCCATTTGGAcagaaaaatataattatttttttctatttagacagaaaaatatattaattgtTTCCACTTATAcagaatattttattatttttttctatttagacGTAAAATGATATTCCTTGTTTCCATTTAGACAGAAAAATATATTTCACggtagttatatttattatttagacccaaaacacacgtcaaaagtggtaaaggaatggctaaatcaggctagaattaaggttttagaatggccttcccaaagtcctgacttaaatgtgaggacaatgctgaagaaacaagtccatgtcagaaaaccaacacatttacccaaactgcaccaattttgtcaagaggagtggtcaaaaattcaaccagaagctcgtggatggctaccaaaagcgccttattgcagtgaaacttgccaagggacatgtaaccaaatattaacattgctgtatgtatacttttgacccagcagatttggtcacattttcagtaggcccataataaatgcataaaacaaccaaatttcatgaatgtttttttgtgaccaacaagtatgtgctccaatcactctatcacaaaaaaataagagttgtagaaattattgaaagagaaaaagaccattactaggaaatggatattCCAGGAGAGCCCAattttgaagcaatggatggaaacaacaatggacatatataaaatgcagaagataactgcctttattaattataaattggagaattttacttcatactgggaaaactgggtcaactatgtcacgccccataagcctgacttaaatttttcgaattagtgattgtactgcttaaaaaaaaaggattactccccatatgtgtatatgtttgtatgtatatatatctctctatatatatatatatatatatgtatatatatgtatgtgtgtgtgtatatatatatatgtatctgattatatatttttttatttatttctgattattattattattaatgtattattatttcttttttgtttatttaattgatgtatttgtagatattactttggggtggtatggttgggatataaacaaaaaatatttagacATTTAGGGCacacaacagatatatgatgtatgtgaatatgatgtaccggtaatggataggaatatctgatgctggatgtcaataaaaataaaatgaaaaaaaaaaaaaaaaagaagaaattattggaaactcaagacagccatgacattatgttctataCAAGTGTATATACCTtttcacatatatacatgtacacacacatatgtatatacagtcgtgggcaaaagtttatacagcacatatatatatgtatgtatatatatatatatatatatatatatatatatatatatatatatatatatatatatatatatatatatatatatatatatatatatatatatatatatatatatatatatatatatatatacatacatatatatatgtgctgtataaacttttgcccacgactgtatatacatatgtgtgtgtacatgtatatatgtgaaaaggtatatatatatatatatatatatatatatatatatatatatatatatatatatatatatatatacacattaaacatatatatatgtgctgtataTTTATGTCTATATGCAATATtccaaaacaatacaatatgtcacagtgtacataaaaataaGGGCCTTACATACAAATACTGCATAATGAAATGTAATAGaacatgtataataatatatgataaGATGCAGTAATaatctacaatataatatatgatCATGTGCAGTAATAATAGCTGTATGGTGGAATGGTGGCCTCTGACTGTGTGACGTTTGCTGACCTTACAGTTGGACCTCTTGTCGCTGTTGTTGGACGAGACGCAAGGAGAAGAAGGAGCAGACTTCTGCAGGACAAAGTGATATGATGATATGATAATATTTCAGCTGCTAAATATTAATAGGACAAAGCacatgacacacaaacacacacgacacacacatacactacctgCAGTGTACTCATGGGAGGTGGAGGTGCTTTGCGTTTTTTAGGAGTTGACACCTGTTCCTCACCTGGCAGAGCTACTGCATCATGCTATGGCGGgtgaaggggggtgggggggtcaagGAGCCAAGAGAGAAGCTAGTTGAGTGGCAGCTAGTTGAAGGACATTCAATCATTGAGAGGAAAATGGTGAAAACATGGAGTCATCATCTCAGAAACGTTCCTTGCTAGCGAGCATATTTGCTCCTCTGCTGACATGCGCACAGCCCaacatggcatctgtaaagctgcacTCACACAGGTGCAGTAGCTACTAACTggtattaataatagtaatagatttGATTTGTTCTGCACTCTACATTCAAACAACAAATGTCAAAGTGCCATGCGAAACGTGCAGACAAGAAAATTATCTTTTCTCTTTTGTACCTCCAACTAATTCCactcatactaataataaatgcTAATAAGAAATGCTAATATGAAATGTTAATACAAAATACTGATAATAAATGTTAACAAGAAATGCTAATATGAAATGCTAATAAGAAATGTTAATAATATATGCTGATAATAAACGTTAATAAGAAATGCTAATATGAAATGCTAATAACAAATGCTAATAATAAATGTTAATAAGAAATGGTAATTAGAAATGCTAATTAGAAATGCTAATTAGAAATGCTCATAAGAACTGTTCATtagaaatgctaataaaaattgttcattagaaaaaaattataataataaaagctAATAAGAATTGCTAATAACAATTGACAAGAATATTTTCTCTCCCCTTTGGTACCTCCAACTAATTACACTCATGCTAATAAGAAATGCTAATAAGAAATTATAATATGAAATGCTAACaagaaatgttaataataaatgcTAATAACAAATGCTAATATGAAATGCTAATAATAAATGCTGAtaataaatgttaataataaatgttaataagaatgctaataataaatgttaataataaattcTAAGAATAAATGCTAATAATTAATATGAATatgaaatactaataataaatatgaatatgaaatactaataataaatactgataacaAATGCTAATAATAAATGGTAATAAGAAATGGTAATTATAAATGCGAATAAGAAATGCTAATAAGAATTGTAAATtagaaatgctaataaaaaaggctaaaaagtaATGGTAATAAGAAATGCTAAAAATTAATTCTAATAATAAAAGCTAATAAAAAATGCTAATAAGAATTGCTAATAAGAAATACTAGTAAGAAATGCCCATGAAAAATGCTCATAAAAAATGTTAGTAAGAAATGCTAGTCAGAAACGCTAAGAAGAAATGCTCATAAAAATGCTtataaaaatgttattaattaaTGCTAATAAGAAATGCTAATAACAAATGCAAATAACAAAtgctaataataatgttaatattaaCTGCTGCGGTTTCTTTCGCTGCGCCTTTCTGAAGAAGCTGCTTCAAATTCAGGCCCGTTTAGTCCGCAACAGTCCAAGACAAGCTTGTAAAATCCTGGAGGGTCTAACTAATAATCAACTATGAATTCTATATGAGGAAATATGATGTTGAACATGTGTATGAATTATCAATGTTGACTACAACAATCATAAACATAATGAAAATGAATATGTGTATTAATTATTAATGTTGACTACAACAATCATAAACATGATGGAAATGAATATGTGTATTATTAATTAATGTTGACTACAACAAACATAAACATGATGAAAATGAATATGTATTAGTTATTCATGTTGACTACAACAAACATAAACATGATGGAAATGAATATGTATTAATTATTAATGTTGACTACAACAAACATAAACATGATGGAAATGAATATGTATTAATGATCAATGTTGACTACAACAAACATAAACATGATGGAAATGACTATGTATTAATTATCAATGTTGACTACAACAAACATAAACATGATGAACATGAATAtgtatattcattattaataatgacTACGAAAAACATAAATATGATGACATGCACGTCAATAAAGTCATGTTCTTACCGCAGCACCTCTGGCAGACGTGACATCTGCGAAGGATGTGACACAAGAAAATAATTACTAATATTGCCTATGTATATTGTCATTCATTAATAACAACACTGATTGTCAATGACAAATTACTAATATTGCCTATGAATATTGTCATTCATTAATAACAATACTCATTATCAATGACTAATAACTAATATTGCCTACGAACATTGTCATTCTTTAATGACAATACTAATTATCAATGACTAATTACTAATATTGCCTATGAATAttgtcattaattattaacatCCCTAATTATCACTGACTAATTACTAATTATGAATATTGTCATtcattaataacaatactaattATCAATGACTGATTACTAATTATGTATATTGCCATTCATTAATAATACCAATGCTAATAATAATTGTTGGTAttttaataaataacaataacataaatTATTAATAAGAACTATTATGGAGTGGAATTACTGCCAAAgctccacaaacacacaaacatgtttttactcacgcccaacaaatgtgcaggtaaaaattattttctgcaaataaaaaaaactattttgttcaaataaaaaagaaagttattttgtccataaaaaaattgtttttatttttttaaatcgactcagcagcaccacctgtcgtTGTAGAGTGTAAATTACAGGTGGTCTGAGTGCAAGTGTGGAATATTACTGGCAAaagttttaacttgaaaatcgtttattttattgaaaaaaaggttttggtacttgcaaatcatttatttaattgaaaaaaaaaagatctttttttttacttgcaaataattgttttaatactTGCCAATCATTTTCATCATTTACGAAAATGGTTTTAATACCtgagaatctttttttttattattattttttaattttttaaatgtatacttgCAAAAACTAGtttgttttacttgcaaatcgtttttttaattaaagaaataaTTATTTCAAATCGTTGGTCGTTAGTGAAAACACTAGAGTGTGTTTGTGGAGCTTTCACTCCCCAAAATATAATAAGTCATACACTGATTGAGACATCCTAAGTAATGACGCAGTATCTCCAGCAGGGGTCAGCGTTGGCTGTAATCACTCAAAATGAGCTATTGCGCAACACTGGCATAGTCTCCATTATGATGATCATGATTATAGTGATTCTTTATGATGATAATTATGATTGTATTGATTCTTTATTATGATAATTTTGATTGTATTGATtctttattatgatgattattattgtaTTGATTCTTTATGATGATCATGATTGTATTGATTCGTTACTATGATGATTATGATTATAGTGATTCTTTATTATGATGATCATGATTATAGTGATTCTTTATTATGATAATTATGATTGTATTGATTCTTTATTATGATAATTATGATTGTATTGATTCTTTATGATGATTATGATTGTATTGATTCTTTATTATGATGATCATGATTATAGTGATtctttattatgatgattatgattgtattgattctttattatgataattatgattgtattgattctttattatgatgattatgattgtattgattctttattattatgattatgattgtgTTGATTCTTAATTAAAATGATTATGATTATGAGTTTGATTCTTCATTATGATGATTATgatatttattctttattatgattatgattgcaTTGATTATTCACTATGATGAATATGATtgtatttattctttattatgatgattatgattGTATTGATTCCTTCATTATGATGATTATGATTGCATTGATTCTTTATTATGATGATCATGAttatagtgattttttttattatgattatattgattCTTTATTATGATTTGTATGATTGTATTGATTCTCCATTATGATGATTATGATTGTGTTGATtcttttattatgattattatgattgtATTGATTCTTCATTATGATGATTATGATTGATTATATTGATTCTTCATTATGATGATTATGATAATATTGATTctttattatgattatgattacaTTGATTCTTTACTATGATGATTATGATTGTATTGATTCTTTATTATGATGATTGTATTGATTCTACATTATGAtgattgattgtattgattct includes the following:
- the LOC133656165 gene encoding ankycorbin-like, yielding LQANEWNKNDERLLAAVEHGEVDKVASLVAKKGASAVKLDSEGKSAVHVAASRGHTDCLSVLLAHGADPTLNDASGVSPLHLAAKNNHVECCRKLLQNKCPVDALDGSGRTALHHAALGGKIQTVHFLCELKSPVNLKDSDGHAPLLLAAAHGHAEVCSVLLDRGADIGTCDKSGRTAMMLAAESNAVSVIQVLVQRGATLSAVDAQGHDVAHYANVSASCEIKAALSAARTQQLSDVTSARGAAHDAVALPGEEQVSTPKKRKAPPPPMSTLQKSAPSSPCVSSNNSDKRSNCKEDEAGDEDHRRMLQETMDDSRSAAACPEADVQVEPAPSSALVSALQDHVSVLTLENQQLAAKLETLWSLQGSEQLKDSSRPHSRTSNSSVHSTRDHAELAAMVPPEDEGRKKSGEEIWLLRQMLDRVQAELMESREENFRLQAQLKVGEEDDRRSKGKEEELLESLAELQAKLSDTQKRYHHAVEELRGHAEGAGTSSLEQEVLHLKAQLLCEQQDAAQRVGELEGELKKAEEQRRAFEEQEQRMEETYKEAQEEISLLQEALRGTVPVEAAAKDFQDMKTELNQVISGLQSRLVELSHSYSQTRAQLGAAHKQLEDGDRPTSPPSQQEDLAGRLEELQTLLADTQDKHAEALEEISQLRMEAEVQVQSSVSLGDHTRVMSSLGNAVKELESQSEALKAQLHQKTLQVDALQNRLEADKHSEDVISLEEHNKIGEQLEGQVSHLTQLLQEALRKQDEMALEAADAWQKGRDYRAERDVLQEQLTSTEKDKQSLSDSLRASQDAILQLKVVVEKHVASERDKNKRIDDLSREVNKLKDALNSLSQLSYSSAPPTKRQQLENMQQQVKHLQYQLAESKKQHHDIVSVYRMHLLYAVQGQMDEDVQKALKQILIMCKKMPKQSKDAC